From a region of the Streptomyces sp. NBC_00193 genome:
- a CDS encoding S8 family peptidase, which yields MTAFTALLPAAALLAAATALPPHSAHAAAAASDAPTAPYVVVLKDGVTRASAAAATRALAAEAEASGDTVGDVYDTALSGFAVRTTAARAAELAADPRVASVEPDAVFRIDDTPTGSAPAGDDPLVQTPAPWSLDRLDQSELPLDGSYAYPAKAEGITAYIVDTGINTLHQEFGGRARWGANAVFMEGATDCNGHGTHVAGTVGGATYGVAKGVSLVAVKVADCRGDATLSAITRGIDWLVKDALKSPATPAVANMSLGGGYSFALNRAVARAIASGITFAVAAGNSGENACTGSPSGVPQALTVGATDALDRRAAFSNHGACVDLSAPGVAVTSAWKGSATALARASGTSMASPHVAGAAALVLARGLAAGGPRQTPAQVAEVLVRDSVRDRITALPAGTPNLLLHVPTAKQPEKQLDEQPDEQPDKQIDEQIDKQPAE from the coding sequence ATGACCGCATTCACCGCGCTGCTCCCGGCCGCCGCCCTGCTGGCGGCGGCCACCGCCCTGCCGCCGCACTCCGCACACGCCGCAGCCGCCGCCTCCGACGCCCCCACCGCCCCCTACGTCGTCGTCCTCAAGGACGGCGTCACCCGCGCCTCCGCGGCCGCCGCCACCCGCGCCCTCGCCGCCGAGGCCGAGGCCTCCGGCGACACCGTCGGGGACGTCTACGACACCGCCCTGAGCGGTTTCGCCGTCCGCACCACCGCCGCCCGCGCCGCCGAACTCGCCGCCGATCCCCGGGTGGCCTCCGTGGAGCCCGACGCGGTCTTCCGGATCGACGACACCCCGACCGGCAGCGCCCCCGCCGGCGACGACCCTCTCGTCCAGACCCCCGCGCCCTGGTCCCTGGACCGGCTCGACCAGAGCGAGTTGCCCCTCGACGGCTCGTACGCGTACCCGGCCAAGGCCGAGGGGATCACCGCGTACATCGTGGACACCGGGATCAACACCCTGCACCAGGAGTTCGGCGGCCGGGCCCGCTGGGGCGCCAACGCGGTGTTCATGGAAGGCGCGACGGACTGCAACGGCCACGGCACGCACGTCGCGGGGACCGTCGGCGGAGCCACCTACGGTGTGGCCAAGGGGGTTTCGCTCGTCGCCGTCAAGGTGGCGGACTGCCGCGGGGACGCGACCCTGTCGGCCATCACGCGGGGCATCGACTGGCTGGTGAAGGACGCCCTCAAGTCGCCCGCCACCCCAGCCGTGGCCAACATGAGCCTGGGCGGCGGCTACAGCTTCGCTCTCAACCGGGCGGTGGCGCGGGCGATCGCGTCGGGCATCACCTTCGCCGTGGCGGCGGGCAACTCGGGCGAGAACGCCTGCACCGGCTCCCCCTCCGGGGTCCCGCAGGCGCTCACGGTGGGCGCGACGGACGCACTGGACCGGCGAGCCGCCTTCTCCAACCACGGTGCCTGCGTGGATCTTTCCGCCCCCGGCGTGGCCGTCACCTCCGCCTGGAAGGGCTCCGCCACGGCCCTCGCCCGCGCCTCCGGCACCTCGATGGCGTCCCCGCACGTGGCCGGCGCGGCCGCGCTGGTGCTCGCGCGGGGACTGGCGGCCGGCGGCCCGCGCCAGACGCCGGCCCAGGTGGCCGAAGTCCTCGTACGGGACTCCGTGCGGGACCGGATCACCGCCCTGCCGGCCGGGACGCCGAACCTGTTGCTGCACGTCCCGACCGCCAAGCAGCCCGAGAAGCAGCTGGATGAGCAGCCGGATGAGCAGCCCGACAAGCAGATCGATGAGCAGATCGACAAGCAACCCGCCGAGTAG